The Niastella koreensis GR20-10 genome includes a window with the following:
- a CDS encoding M36 family metallopeptidase, whose amino-acid sequence MRKILQPLALLPILLFISSLAIAQDKDLETYRPLLIKNAALLGITPTDASEAVILQAYTDRKSHLTYIYLQQTWQQIKVYNTIISAAFIDSNLQYASGSFVKNLAARAAAPASPRSYIDAIHGAMRHLHLNEKALLTSAIDQFTTEKKYMVTADAIARRPIETTLYWTPSTDKQQLTLTWNVNIHLKDSADWWNIRIDAQTGEFVEKDNWTVSEKMPESTQINTYDQAVAFYSFPTAATFQTNMPAPPNVTTATYQVIPYPYESPNFSPFANDTDPWLKAGASNDATTLGWHFDNANNYTITRGNNVFAFLDRQNSNAANATRNWPDTSSTPLPSLTFIHNINTAQQPWLNIESKKAALDNLFYWNNLMHDVTYQYGFTEAAGNFQNNNLGRGGAGGDFVSAQAQDSSGYSNANFSTPRDGISGTMQMYTWASPPPFNISAPLAIAGNYAALENSFTSPNKLVDRGTVTGNIVWYNDDAAGTIHRGCLPAANAAAVAGNIALIDAFGGTNCTTYAFKVKNAQNAGAIAVIIFFPPNTALGGIGGTDATITIPVIMVTNATGNTIATQLNANQTVTASMSTGIYIDGDLDNGVICHEYGHGISNRLTGGPIGASCLNNAEQGGEGWSDFFALMMTTNWATAQLTDGPNPKPMATYAAAQPANGTGIRRYPYSTNMSVNPLTYSNMAANTEAHAIGEIWCSAIWDMTWNLVQQQNAITPDLYNSTGNGGNIIAMNLVMTGMKLQPCSPGFLDARNAILAADSILYGYSHKCAIWNAFARRGMGYSASQGLSTNATDQVAAFDLPSGILITKSLPVKVDANTNLTLTRTASCNCQAATFTLRDTIPAGFTYVNSTPAGTLNGNILTFPATSFNSGEAKTFSITLQAPATGCVIDSVLNDNRDNRTTGGFTSSTASGASAWTTSTVRANSGSTSWFAPDITTASSTSLTSASTATTAAKPLSILSFWHNFRTQTRFDGGVVEYSTNGGTSWTDASPLFLNNWYPDSMDVTTTLNGRKAFTGNSKGFEQTLVNLASFGTTPVQFRFRMETNNGTGVEGWYIDDIVRANGCGEILRSGIYDGSGARVDSATVPVFVNVQQSLPLTLLWFYTNQLGGQVALDWKTVSEMDVKDFTVEWSANGITWNDLGNVTAQNKNNNSYNFMHGDPVIGVNYYRIKMNDIDGRFTYSPVRTVTLKENGNPAVLLIPNPVNANAILYISKEVKAASVKVYNAAGSLVMQQAVGAGVQQVRISTAGLAPGIYTIETNGANRQITRMMVQH is encoded by the coding sequence ATGAGAAAAATACTACAACCATTAGCCTTACTACCTATTTTATTATTTATTTCCAGCCTGGCCATTGCACAGGATAAAGACCTGGAAACCTATCGCCCCTTATTGATAAAAAACGCTGCCCTGCTTGGTATAACGCCAACAGATGCTTCCGAGGCAGTCATTTTACAGGCGTATACCGACCGCAAAAGCCACCTCACTTACATTTACCTGCAGCAGACCTGGCAGCAGATAAAAGTGTACAACACGATCATCTCAGCAGCTTTTATCGATAGCAATCTCCAATATGCATCCGGAAGTTTTGTAAAGAACCTGGCCGCCAGGGCGGCTGCTCCGGCTTCTCCCCGGTCTTATATAGATGCCATCCACGGGGCCATGCGTCACCTGCATCTAAATGAGAAGGCGTTACTGACTTCGGCAATAGATCAGTTCACAACAGAAAAAAAATATATGGTCACGGCCGATGCCATAGCCCGGCGGCCCATTGAAACAACGTTGTACTGGACGCCTTCAACGGATAAACAGCAACTAACGCTCACCTGGAACGTAAATATTCATTTAAAGGACAGTGCCGACTGGTGGAACATCCGCATCGATGCGCAAACGGGGGAGTTTGTGGAAAAAGACAACTGGACGGTAAGCGAAAAAATGCCGGAATCAACGCAGATAAATACCTATGACCAGGCTGTTGCTTTTTACAGCTTTCCAACAGCGGCTACTTTTCAAACCAACATGCCTGCGCCGCCCAACGTTACCACTGCTACTTACCAGGTTATTCCGTACCCTTACGAAAGTCCCAATTTTTCGCCGTTTGCCAACGACACAGATCCCTGGCTGAAAGCGGGCGCCTCCAACGATGCTACCACTTTAGGCTGGCATTTTGATAATGCAAATAATTATACTATCACCAGGGGAAACAACGTATTTGCTTTTTTAGACCGGCAGAACAGTAACGCCGCTAATGCTACCCGTAACTGGCCCGACACCTCCAGTACCCCGTTGCCCAGTCTTACGTTTATTCATAACATTAATACCGCCCAACAACCCTGGCTGAATATAGAAAGTAAAAAGGCGGCATTGGATAACCTGTTTTACTGGAACAACCTGATGCATGATGTTACCTATCAATATGGCTTTACAGAAGCAGCCGGTAATTTTCAAAACAATAACCTGGGACGTGGCGGTGCAGGTGGCGACTTTGTCTCTGCGCAGGCGCAGGATAGTTCAGGGTACAGCAATGCCAATTTCAGTACCCCCCGGGATGGCATCAGCGGTACCATGCAAATGTATACCTGGGCCAGTCCGCCCCCTTTTAACATCAGTGCGCCGTTGGCCATTGCAGGTAATTATGCAGCGCTTGAAAACTCATTTACTTCACCCAATAAACTGGTTGACCGCGGTACTGTAACTGGTAACATCGTTTGGTACAATGATGATGCAGCAGGTACCATTCACCGGGGGTGCCTGCCTGCGGCCAATGCGGCTGCAGTAGCCGGAAATATAGCTTTGATCGACGCATTTGGCGGAACCAACTGTACCACCTATGCATTCAAAGTAAAAAATGCGCAAAATGCCGGCGCCATTGCTGTTATTATCTTTTTTCCTCCCAATACTGCCTTGGGCGGCATTGGCGGCACAGACGCCACTATCACCATCCCCGTTATTATGGTAACCAACGCTACCGGAAATACCATTGCGACCCAGCTGAATGCGAACCAAACGGTAACTGCCAGTATGAGTACCGGCATTTACATCGATGGGGACCTGGACAATGGCGTTATTTGCCACGAATACGGTCATGGGATCTCGAACCGGCTAACCGGCGGACCTATCGGCGCCAGTTGTTTGAACAACGCAGAGCAGGGTGGGGAAGGCTGGAGTGATTTTTTTGCGCTGATGATGACCACCAACTGGGCAACCGCTCAATTGACCGATGGCCCTAATCCAAAACCAATGGCCACTTACGCTGCCGCACAACCTGCAAATGGTACAGGTATACGCAGATATCCCTATTCTACCAATATGTCCGTGAATCCACTTACTTATTCCAATATGGCCGCCAATACCGAGGCGCATGCTATTGGCGAAATTTGGTGCAGCGCCATTTGGGATATGACCTGGAACCTGGTTCAACAACAAAACGCCATCACGCCCGATTTGTATAACAGCACAGGTAACGGCGGAAACATAATTGCCATGAACCTGGTAATGACCGGCATGAAACTGCAACCCTGTTCGCCGGGTTTCCTGGATGCACGTAATGCCATCCTGGCCGCCGATTCAATCCTGTATGGCTATAGTCATAAATGCGCTATCTGGAATGCTTTTGCCCGCCGGGGAATGGGGTACAGCGCCAGTCAGGGCTTGTCAACCAATGCTACTGACCAGGTAGCCGCTTTTGATCTGCCGTCAGGCATTTTAATAACCAAATCATTACCGGTTAAGGTGGATGCCAATACCAACCTTACCCTTACCCGAACAGCAAGCTGTAACTGTCAGGCGGCTACCTTCACCTTACGGGATACCATCCCCGCTGGCTTTACGTATGTGAACAGTACACCGGCAGGTACGTTGAACGGTAATATTCTTACCTTCCCCGCCACCTCATTTAATTCCGGGGAAGCAAAGACCTTTTCCATTACGCTGCAGGCGCCTGCTACCGGTTGCGTGATTGATTCGGTACTGAATGATAACCGGGATAACAGGACCACCGGCGGCTTTACTTCTTCAACTGCTTCAGGGGCATCAGCCTGGACCACTTCTACGGTAAGGGCCAATTCAGGAAGTACTTCCTGGTTTGCCCCCGATATAACTACGGCGTCATCCACTTCACTTACTTCGGCAAGCACTGCCACAACGGCTGCAAAACCACTCAGCATTCTTTCTTTCTGGCATAACTTCCGTACACAGACCCGGTTTGATGGAGGTGTAGTGGAATATTCTACCAATGGTGGTACTAGCTGGACAGATGCGTCTCCCTTATTTCTGAACAATTGGTATCCTGATTCAATGGATGTTACTACCACACTTAATGGCCGCAAGGCTTTTACCGGCAACAGCAAAGGATTTGAACAAACCCTGGTAAACCTGGCTTCCTTTGGAACTACACCGGTGCAATTCAGGTTCCGTATGGAAACCAATAATGGTACCGGGGTAGAAGGATGGTATATAGATGATATTGTACGGGCAAATGGCTGTGGCGAAATTTTGCGTTCAGGTATTTACGATGGTTCCGGCGCACGGGTTGACAGTGCTACCGTACCCGTGTTTGTAAATGTGCAACAGTCCCTGCCGCTTACCCTGCTTTGGTTTTATACCAACCAGCTGGGTGGTCAGGTAGCGCTTGACTGGAAAACCGTTTCTGAAATGGACGTGAAAGACTTTACCGTTGAATGGAGCGCCAATGGCATTACCTGGAATGATCTTGGCAATGTAACTGCGCAAAACAAAAATAACAACAGCTATAACTTCATGCACGGTGATCCCGTAATTGGAGTAAATTACTACCGCATTAAAATGAACGATATCGATGGCAGGTTCACCTATTCGCCGGTAAGGACGGTTACCCTGAAGGAAAATGGAAATCCGGCAGTGTTGCTGATCCCGAACCCGGTAAATGCCAATGCCATATTGTATATTTCAAAAGAAGTAAAAGCTGCCAGCGTGAAGGTATATAATGCAGCCGGCAGCCTGGTAATGCAACAGGCCGTAGGCGCAGGTGTACAACAGGTAAGAATATCCACGGCAGGATTAGCGCCCGGTATTTATACCATAGAAACAAATGGCGCCAACCGGCAAATAACCCGGATGATGGTACAGCATTAG
- a CDS encoding 6-bladed beta-propeller, which translates to MRSLILIGCCLFISSLAHSQLQKIYLHPKSAGSEKQSKFVDSIRFIPLEIKAGIELTNYNNVEVTANYFMIRDYANLIILLYAKDGRFIKKINYKKLGMYFYPSYDEHNEQLVFFGNNKNYVLTPRDKIKVKLDWSNPHNKKYYKKYTVDLNDTSFAIKRAIPQQSDILYANYLYDDLYDVRGISTSDLYKDSLDYEYKIYKGNQLVKGFFPYNRINETKYLFKEENVSVISTDTPYVHFLTRPYCDTIYKMVKDSLLPYCQVVLPLENSLPASFFTMPFKNKTERENFERNNGWMLRQIHSVFETPQFIYLLIGYLSNWDTYVYQKQTNTTFKVKNIKPDSSQYNLKLLSEWGVTRKKNNFYSTQKAGDIISFFEKNKNVPVPKELESFIRSNPPATTPVIVEFKLKS; encoded by the coding sequence TTGCGTTCCCTTATCTTGATAGGATGCTGCCTTTTCATTTCTTCACTTGCCCACTCCCAATTACAAAAGATCTATCTCCATCCCAAATCCGCCGGCAGCGAAAAGCAATCAAAATTTGTAGACTCTATTCGATTTATCCCATTGGAAATTAAAGCGGGAATTGAATTGACAAATTATAATAACGTCGAAGTAACGGCCAATTACTTCATGATAAGAGATTATGCTAACCTGATAATTTTGCTGTATGCAAAGGATGGGCGGTTTATTAAAAAAATAAATTATAAGAAATTGGGGATGTATTTTTACCCGTCTTATGATGAGCATAATGAGCAGCTCGTTTTCTTTGGAAATAATAAAAATTACGTGCTTACTCCCCGTGACAAGATAAAAGTAAAACTGGATTGGAGTAATCCGCATAATAAAAAGTATTACAAAAAGTATACAGTCGATTTAAATGATACCTCGTTTGCCATTAAAAGGGCTATTCCCCAGCAAAGCGACATTTTATATGCCAACTATTTGTATGATGATCTTTATGACGTAAGGGGGATCAGTACAAGCGACCTGTATAAAGACAGCCTGGATTATGAGTATAAAATTTACAAAGGAAACCAGTTAGTAAAAGGCTTTTTCCCTTATAACCGGATCAATGAAACGAAGTACTTATTTAAAGAGGAAAATGTAAGTGTTATCAGTACGGATACCCCTTATGTCCACTTTTTAACCCGCCCGTATTGCGACACCATTTACAAAATGGTTAAAGATAGTTTATTGCCCTATTGCCAGGTAGTATTGCCTTTGGAAAACAGTTTGCCTGCTTCGTTTTTTACAATGCCTTTTAAAAATAAAACGGAGCGGGAAAATTTTGAGCGTAATAATGGGTGGATGCTTCGCCAGATACATTCAGTCTTTGAAACGCCGCAGTTCATTTATCTTTTAATAGGCTATCTCAGTAACTGGGACACTTACGTCTATCAAAAACAAACCAATACTACTTTCAAGGTTAAAAACATTAAACCGGATAGCAGCCAGTATAATTTGAAGTTGCTGAGTGAATGGGGTGTTACCCGAAAGAAAAACAACTTCTATTCCACACAAAAAGCCGGCGACATAATTTCATTCTTTGAAAAAAATAAGAACGTACCGGTTCCAAAAGAACTGGAAAGTTTTATAAGGAGCAATCCCCCGGCTACTACACCTGTAATTGTTGAATTCAAACTCAAAAGCTAA
- a CDS encoding carboxypeptidase regulatory-like domain-containing protein, whose translation MKKIFFTCFLFSLSAFVFCQTGKITGSVIDAETKTPLELATITVLGPDSAVVAYKLSDKDGLFTIDKLPLKKKLLVSITYTGYASYSKALLQNTATTDTLHVLLSLNSKDTVVVTAAVPIRMNGDTLEINPAAFKMKNDAVVEELLNQVSGITIWSDGTITVNGKKVQNLLVDGKPFMGATDPRVATQNLPKTAIDKIQLYQEYDRSKIGQPKQQQDSILTMNLKLKESSKKGYFGKAGAGYGTQDRYESDLSFQMYNKRSSFGLGGGINNINKNIGNLQEMFQNNTYRNNNPNLNNVGRFGTNGINKNHSIGGVLVHNFIESSNSRQNDRLTLDYNKSGTNAFISDKNFQNRTALDYPQFIRNEGVQYNLQNKNDIGIKYLKTSSYNDNLDLYGLVNTNNENGHSNRSEEVRDSAGQLQSTNHTNTVNRQQSDNESLSVNFSKTNDDKPVQSFNSHFNATRSNSVSDKDVISAFESVTDMSKNAYNNRHYSTSNQKLTLNGTLEYNGFKRFLLRRYDLFGVTLSPGLWFNYTRQTDNTVVTDYDTTAKLHNLNASLSNYNKREVIEYSPYLNLSKYIYKWNGSRFSNMGIQFKLLDDLKTDKNTSSFANRNLNRSFQFLRYEGNLYYSLTNRDKYRYYYSLFYSKSMEYPSIDKLYTIVDDINAYEIRMGNPNLRNSSNHSVNLSGNFNTENRNSLYSINGGVNGRYYLSLHPVTDSTINDSSGKRIYYYTNADRSSNMNLSYNFNISRRINKNNLQLMYNGSYTAGNQPNYIDGVSNISKTGNLSNQFTLQFSLNSILVLTAGQTFQSYKSKPTALGLSSFKNNSSTTKFWVTVNYPAGLTFSSTIDRIANSNVEKPIFLWNAFASYRFMKQQGELKFSAMDLLKKYQNISNSVNEYGTSTRITNGLQQYFLLTFSYYPRKFGKTEIKRE comes from the coding sequence GTGAAGAAGATCTTCTTTACCTGTTTTTTATTCTCCCTGTCTGCGTTTGTATTTTGCCAAACCGGTAAAATAACAGGTTCGGTTATAGACGCTGAAACCAAAACGCCGCTGGAACTGGCTACCATAACCGTGTTGGGCCCCGATTCTGCGGTGGTGGCTTATAAATTATCCGACAAAGACGGACTGTTTACCATTGATAAATTGCCCCTGAAGAAAAAGTTATTGGTAAGCATAACCTATACGGGATATGCCAGCTACAGTAAAGCGCTTCTGCAGAATACAGCCACTACAGATACGCTTCATGTATTATTGTCGCTGAACAGCAAGGATACGGTAGTGGTAACCGCGGCAGTTCCCATCAGGATGAATGGCGATACCCTGGAGATAAATCCTGCCGCATTTAAGATGAAGAACGACGCAGTTGTGGAAGAATTATTGAACCAGGTTAGTGGCATTACCATCTGGTCTGATGGTACCATTACCGTCAATGGAAAAAAAGTACAAAACCTGCTGGTGGATGGAAAGCCGTTCATGGGCGCCACAGATCCCCGGGTTGCTACCCAAAATCTTCCCAAAACTGCCATTGATAAAATTCAGCTTTACCAGGAATACGACCGGAGTAAGATCGGTCAGCCGAAACAGCAACAGGATTCCATACTCACCATGAACCTTAAACTAAAGGAAAGCAGCAAGAAAGGATACTTTGGTAAAGCAGGGGCGGGCTATGGCACCCAGGACCGGTATGAATCGGACCTTTCTTTTCAGATGTATAATAAACGAAGCAGCTTTGGCCTGGGAGGCGGGATAAATAATATAAACAAGAACATCGGCAACCTGCAGGAAATGTTTCAGAACAATACCTACAGAAACAATAACCCCAATTTAAATAATGTGGGCAGGTTTGGCACCAATGGCATCAATAAGAACCATTCCATTGGCGGAGTGCTGGTGCATAATTTTATTGAATCTTCAAACAGCCGGCAAAATGACCGGCTTACCCTCGATTACAATAAATCAGGGACCAACGCCTTTATTAGCGATAAAAATTTTCAGAACAGAACGGCGCTCGATTACCCGCAGTTTATCCGGAATGAAGGTGTACAATATAACCTGCAGAACAAGAACGATATTGGCATCAAATATTTAAAGACCAGCAGTTACAACGATAACCTGGATCTGTATGGTCTTGTAAATACCAACAATGAGAACGGCCATTCCAACCGTTCGGAAGAAGTGAGGGATTCTGCCGGCCAATTGCAAAGTACTAACCATACTAATACAGTGAACAGGCAGCAATCGGATAACGAATCGCTGAGCGTAAATTTCAGCAAAACCAATGATGATAAACCGGTACAAAGCTTTAATTCCCATTTTAACGCCACCCGTAGCAATTCGGTATCGGACAAAGACGTGATCAGTGCATTTGAGTCTGTTACCGATATGAGTAAAAATGCTTACAACAACCGGCATTACTCCACCAGCAATCAAAAACTGACCTTAAACGGAACCCTTGAGTATAATGGCTTTAAAAGATTCCTGTTAAGAAGATACGACCTGTTTGGCGTAACCCTCAGTCCCGGCCTGTGGTTCAATTATACCCGGCAAACAGACAACACGGTTGTAACCGATTATGACACTACTGCCAAGCTGCATAATCTAAATGCCAGTCTTTCCAATTACAATAAAAGGGAGGTGATCGAGTATAGTCCTTATCTGAACCTGTCGAAGTACATTTACAAATGGAATGGCAGCCGGTTCAGCAATATGGGCATCCAGTTCAAATTGCTGGATGATCTTAAAACGGATAAGAACACTTCTTCGTTTGCAAACAGAAACCTGAACCGCTCCTTTCAGTTTTTACGGTATGAGGGAAATTTATATTATTCCCTGACCAATAGGGATAAATACCGGTATTACTACTCCCTCTTTTACTCCAAATCCATGGAATACCCTTCTATTGATAAGTTATATACCATTGTTGATGATATCAATGCGTATGAGATCAGGATGGGGAATCCGAACCTGCGAAACAGTAGCAATCATTCCGTTAATTTAAGTGGTAATTTTAACACGGAAAACAGGAATTCTTTGTATTCGATAAACGGCGGTGTCAATGGTAGGTATTACCTGTCGTTACATCCGGTCACAGACAGTACCATCAATGATTCTTCCGGTAAAAGGATCTATTATTATACAAATGCAGACAGGTCGAGCAATATGAACCTGAGTTATAATTTCAATATCTCAAGGAGGATAAATAAAAATAATCTGCAGCTCATGTACAATGGGTCTTATACGGCGGGTAATCAGCCCAACTATATCGACGGAGTGAGTAACATTAGCAAAACCGGCAATCTGAGCAATCAGTTTACGCTGCAGTTCTCGTTGAATTCAATCCTTGTTTTAACTGCGGGGCAAACCTTTCAGAGTTATAAAAGCAAACCAACTGCGCTGGGACTGAGTTCATTTAAAAATAACAGCAGTACAACAAAATTCTGGGTCACGGTGAATTATCCGGCCGGACTTACCTTTAGCAGTACAATAGACCGGATTGCCAACTCAAATGTAGAAAAGCCAATTTTTCTCTGGAACGCATTTGCTTCGTACCGGTTTATGAAGCAACAGGGCGAGCTGAAATTTTCCGCAATGGACCTGCTGAAAAAATATCAGAACATCAGCAACAGTGTTAACGAGTATGGCACCAGCACCAGGATCACGAATGGCCTGCAGCAATACTTTTTGCTCACGTTCTCTTATTACCCCCGCAAGTTTGGCAAAACGGAGATCAAAAGGGAATAG
- a CDS encoding HAD family hydrolase produces MIKLIVTDLDGTLLTDNHEVPDRFWKIADRLFEKGIKLGIATGRPHFSITDKFQSIVNQLYAISDNGSLIIYNEKELLSKSLPKQEIEALVLAARTVDNAWPILCGRDHWFLENSDEALMNAVYAYHSNFKFVDDLTKIDADILKMTVYDYAGSEQNSYPRYKSFENRLKIAVGGAKWLDIMRPDVNKGEAVQILQSLHNISPDETLVFGDFMNDYEMMKTATYSYAMKNANPKLKEVANYVTEKDNNNAGILDVIESLCFTD; encoded by the coding sequence GTGATAAAACTTATTGTTACTGACCTTGATGGTACCCTCCTCACTGATAATCATGAAGTACCTGACCGTTTTTGGAAAATTGCCGACCGCTTATTTGAAAAGGGAATAAAGTTGGGAATCGCTACCGGCAGACCTCATTTCAGCATCACTGACAAATTTCAGTCGATCGTGAACCAGCTGTATGCCATTTCAGATAATGGAAGCCTTATTATTTACAATGAAAAGGAACTGCTTTCCAAATCGCTGCCGAAGCAGGAAATAGAAGCGCTGGTACTGGCTGCGCGTACTGTTGACAACGCCTGGCCAATACTTTGCGGAAGAGATCACTGGTTCCTGGAAAATTCAGATGAGGCATTAATGAATGCGGTTTACGCCTATCACAGTAATTTCAAATTTGTAGACGATCTTACAAAAATAGACGCAGACATTTTGAAGATGACCGTGTATGATTATGCCGGTTCTGAACAAAACAGCTATCCCCGGTATAAATCTTTTGAAAACAGGTTAAAGATCGCGGTAGGCGGCGCCAAATGGCTCGACATTATGCGGCCCGATGTGAACAAGGGTGAGGCCGTGCAGATCTTACAATCGTTACACAACATCAGCCCCGACGAAACCCTGGTTTTCGGCGACTTTATGAATGATTATGAAATGATGAAAACGGCCACTTACAGCTATGCCATGAAAAATGCCAACCCCAAACTTAAGGAGGTCGCCAACTATGTTACTGAAAAAGATAACAATAACGCAGGCATCCTGGACGTAATAGAATCATTGTGTTTTACTGATTAG
- a CDS encoding SDR family oxidoreductase, whose product MENTKGPETVLVTGGSGFIASYCIIELLKKGYRVKATLRSLNRVADVKQMLSVGGIRDFENLSFVQVDLSQENGWMEAAKGCTYVIHPASPTPNVAAKHEDEFIIPAVNGVLFVLRAAKAAGVKRVVLTSAFGAIGMGTDKKSPYTEEDWSDLTQDMPPYQKSKTLSEKAAWEYIAGEGKGLELAVVNPVGVLGPVLGSDYSHSIQTIHQMLKGALKGVPRIRFVYVDVRDVADLHVKAMINPAANGQRFLATSGNAVTVLDIANMLRAGLGANANKVPAKELPNWLIRAIALFNPKVRLVVPHLGMVKEASHKKASLLLGWQPRSIAEAVLATGQSLIDLGLV is encoded by the coding sequence ATGGAAAATACAAAAGGCCCGGAGACGGTGCTGGTCACCGGCGGTTCCGGTTTCATTGCAAGCTATTGTATTATAGAATTATTAAAGAAAGGGTATAGGGTAAAAGCGACCCTGCGTTCATTGAACCGAGTAGCAGATGTAAAACAAATGTTGTCAGTGGGCGGCATTCGTGATTTTGAAAACCTGTCGTTCGTGCAGGTGGATCTGTCGCAGGAGAATGGGTGGATGGAAGCAGCAAAAGGCTGTACGTATGTTATCCATCCGGCTTCACCCACGCCGAATGTAGCAGCCAAGCACGAAGATGAATTTATTATCCCGGCAGTAAATGGCGTTTTGTTCGTACTGCGGGCTGCAAAAGCAGCCGGCGTAAAGCGGGTAGTGCTAACATCTGCCTTTGGCGCAATAGGAATGGGTACTGATAAAAAGTCGCCCTATACCGAAGAAGACTGGAGCGACCTTACACAGGATATGCCACCTTACCAAAAGTCTAAAACGCTGTCGGAAAAAGCGGCCTGGGAGTATATTGCGGGCGAGGGCAAAGGGTTGGAACTGGCTGTGGTGAATCCCGTGGGCGTATTGGGGCCGGTACTGGGGTCTGATTATTCGCATTCCATACAAACCATTCACCAGATGCTGAAAGGGGCTCTGAAGGGCGTTCCCAGGATCCGGTTTGTGTATGTTGATGTACGCGATGTGGCCGACCTGCACGTAAAGGCCATGATAAACCCGGCGGCAAATGGACAGCGTTTTCTGGCTACATCAGGAAACGCTGTCACCGTGTTGGATATTGCCAACATGTTACGTGCCGGCCTGGGGGCCAACGCAAACAAAGTGCCGGCAAAAGAATTGCCAAACTGGCTCATCCGCGCCATCGCCCTGTTTAATCCAAAGGTAAGATTGGTTGTTCCACATTTAGGAATGGTGAAGGAAGCCAGCCATAAGAAGGCAAGCCTGTTACTGGGCTGGCAACCACGTAGTATAGCCGAAGCCGTTTTAGCTACCGGCCAAAGCCTGATTGACCTGGGATTGGTATAA
- a CDS encoding aldehyde dehydrogenase family protein has translation MDIFNPANNQHIGKVVMGKESDIVAAIEHAANALPAFSRTSKEQRMEYLQKLHDAIMERLEDLQEITIDEYGRAAGN, from the coding sequence ATGGATATATTCAATCCGGCCAACAACCAGCATATTGGCAAAGTAGTTATGGGGAAAGAAAGCGATATCGTGGCTGCCATAGAACATGCCGCAAACGCATTACCGGCCTTTTCCCGGACCTCCAAAGAACAAAGGATGGAATACCTGCAAAAACTGCATGATGCGATCATGGAGCGTTTGGAAGACCTGCAGGAAATAACCATTGACGAATATGGAAGAGCAGCTGGAAACTAA
- a CDS encoding DUF2200 domain-containing protein: MTNSNTHNERIAKMTFASVYPLYLAKVEKKGRTQEELQQVIQWLTGFNNRQQQELIKEKVNFETFFQRATLNPNASLITGVICGYRVEEIEDALTQQVRYLDKLVDELAKGRKMEKILRG; encoded by the coding sequence ATGACCAATTCCAACACCCACAATGAGCGCATAGCGAAGATGACCTTCGCTTCGGTCTATCCATTGTACCTGGCAAAAGTGGAGAAGAAGGGGAGAACACAGGAGGAATTACAGCAGGTGATACAATGGTTAACGGGTTTCAATAACAGGCAGCAGCAGGAACTAATAAAGGAAAAAGTGAATTTTGAAACCTTCTTCCAACGGGCTACGTTAAATCCCAATGCCTCCCTTATCACCGGCGTGATCTGTGGTTACCGGGTAGAAGAAATTGAAGATGCCCTGACCCAACAGGTGAGGTATTTAGACAAACTGGTAGATGAGCTGGCAAAGGGCAGGAAGATGGAAAAGATCTTACGAGGTTAA